TCGCTGCGATACGTCTGGGTAAATGTTAAAAAAAGAAAGCCAGGCGTGCGCCCGGCTTTCTTTAAGGGAATTTCTTGTGGTCTAGATTTACTTCTTGGTCCACCTGATGTTCAGCTGCTTGACGCCCTGCCTTACGGTAATCAGGTAAGCTCCAGTAGGAATGTTTTCGAGGGATACGGTCGAGTTGTTGCCCATAACCTTAGAGACAACCTTCTGACCCATAATCGAGAACACATCCACGTGAATGTCTCCAGATTCCTTGGAGTTGACGAGCAACTGGGAGTTAGCAATGGTGGCGCGGAGTGGGAGAGTCGGCTTTGTCTTGAAGACGCCAATACCTTGTTCTTCGCCATTCATTTTCTGCAACGCGGCGTAGTATTCTTCGGCGTTCACGGCAGAGGCGAGGTCGCCAATAATCACCGTGGTAGAACGGGTGACTTCGCCGTAGTTCGCTGTTTCGTCGGCATGGCCGGTAACGATTACGATGGCGTTCTGGCTGCCGGCAACGAGGTCATTGCCGTTTTTGGTCAGGTAATCAGAAGATTCCTTGCCGTTAAAGGTGTAGGTAACCTTAGCCTTTTCGTTCAAGGCGGTGTCCGGGAAGAACTTTGCCTTGGTTTCACTAGGAGTGAGGTAAACGAAACCTTGCTTGTCGGCGCCCTTACCGAAGTTACTGTGAATTCTGTTGGCTGTCTTGAGGTAGCTGACTTCAACCGTGTCTTGCAGGGCGGGGAAACCAGCTGCTGCAGGTGCGGTGGCAACGACCTTTGCGGTACCGTAGCCCTTGAATTCATACATGACAACCTGCTTGCCCTTCTGGAGAGAAGAACAAGAAGCATCAGAACAGGTGGCGGTCTTGACCGTGACAACGCTCGGGTCAAGGGAGGTCAGAGTGAACTTGGCGCCTTCATCAGTGGTGTTAGCCACGGAGACGACCCATTCCATATTCTGGCCACCAGAGTACTTCTGAGTTCTGTTGTTGGTGCAGTCGCCGTTGTTGTAGCACTTGAGATCAACAAAACCTGCAATAGTCTGCTTAGCTTCGGCGCTAACGATAACCAGGGACTGAGAGCCATCATTACCGGTCATGATAACGTAGCCAGCTTTCTTGATATCGCCCGTAGAGGTCACGACGTTTTCGTTGCTGGAGGTGTAAGTACAGCCAGATTTGAGGACGCTTGCAACGTTACCAGCGGATTCTTTAACTGTCGTAGCGTTAAAGGAGCAAGAACCGGTTTTCAGAGATTTGGCAAACAAGCTGGGCCAATCGGTTGCATTCTTCGAAAGGTAATCCTTAACGAGCTTGCCGGATTCGCTGTAGCTTGCACTGTTGAGCTTACCGATCGTGTTCAGGTCATCGCTGCCGCTGAACATGGCGGAAGTTTCTTGCTTGTTGTTGACGGCGTATTTACTACCGACTGCACGCAAGCTCCAGTTACAGTTACTGATTTTGTTCGTTTCCATGAAGCTCATCCATTCCTGGGTGCTGCCGCTGCTCGGGCTGCCTGCACCGTCGGCATTGGTGGTACCCCATTCGGTAATGAACACGGCGTTGCCGCTGCTCTTTGCCTGTGTTGCGCGGCCACCGTAGGTGCCTACGCCATGGGTGCCTGCATAGAAGTGGAGCACGTAGCCCACGTTCTTGCCGTTTACGCCGCCGTATTGGGTCATCTGGGACCAGCTCGGCGTACCGACCAGAACCAGGTTGTCAGTGCTATTGCGGATGAGCGGAACAATGTTGTTGGCGTAGCCCTTCACCTGATCCCAGCTCTGGCTTACGGGTTCGTTGAAGATTTCGTAAATGACGTTAGGTACGTCTTTGTACTTCTTGGCAACCTGTTCAAAGAAGGTCTTTGCGATATTCTGTTCGTTGGTTGCGCGGTGGCTATGCCAGTCCAAAATAATGTAAATGTCGTTTTCGATAGCGGCTTCGACCATCAGGTCGATAATGCCCATGTAACCATCGGGGGCGCCGGCGTAGGAATAGCTTTCGTCGAGGGCGTTGCTGGTACCGCCATCGCTATCGTAATAGGTAATGCCCATAGCAAAACGGAAAACGTCCATGGGCAGGTTTTCGGCAGCCCAAGTAATCACGTTCTTGTTGTAGTACGGCATGCCAGTAGCGTCGGACCAGAAAAGGCTCATACCGCGAATCATGGCTTCTTGACCGTTCTTGGCGCCAACGATTTTACCGCCGTCAGTATGGAGAGCGCCATAATAGCTGACAGGGCCAATGCGTTTGGGGGTGGCAGTGGATGCTGCCGCGAGTGCCGGTACCGCAGCGAGTGCGAGCAGGCAGGGGATAAGTTTTTTAATATTCATAATGATTCCCTTAGATAATCCCTTTTTTCCCATCGAGGGTAAAGATACCTTAATTATGGAATATTTGGAGGGTTCCGCCCCTAAAATAATGTTTACTTGTGAATACGGGAAAAAATATATTTTTTCGGCCTTTTTATCGCTGTTCGCAAGAAATAAAAAATGTGCGCGTGTATCGAATGTGATTTCGCTTACATTTGTTAAAAATAGCGAAAATCGGCATATCTGGTAAATTTTTATTATCCTTTTTGCGTTTTTTTGAAGATTTTAGGGTTTGTGCAATAGGTGTCCGTTTTTTAGCGAAAAAAAGGAAAAAATATTTGACAGCTTGCGAAAAAAAAAGATATATTA
The genomic region above belongs to Fibrobacter sp. UWB10 and contains:
- a CDS encoding cellulase family glycosylhydrolase gives rise to the protein MNIKKLIPCLLALAAVPALAAASTATPKRIGPVSYYGALHTDGGKIVGAKNGQEAMIRGMSLFWSDATGMPYYNKNVITWAAENLPMDVFRFAMGITYYDSDGGTSNALDESYSYAGAPDGYMGIIDLMVEAAIENDIYIILDWHSHRATNEQNIAKTFFEQVAKKYKDVPNVIYEIFNEPVSQSWDQVKGYANNIVPLIRNSTDNLVLVGTPSWSQMTQYGGVNGKNVGYVLHFYAGTHGVGTYGGRATQAKSSGNAVFITEWGTTNADGAGSPSSGSTQEWMSFMETNKISNCNWSLRAVGSKYAVNNKQETSAMFSGSDDLNTIGKLNSASYSESGKLVKDYLSKNATDWPSLFAKSLKTGSCSFNATTVKESAGNVASVLKSGCTYTSSNENVVTSTGDIKKAGYVIMTGNDGSQSLVIVSAEAKQTIAGFVDLKCYNNGDCTNNRTQKYSGGQNMEWVVSVANTTDEGAKFTLTSLDPSVVTVKTATCSDASCSSLQKGKQVVMYEFKGYGTAKVVATAPAAAGFPALQDTVEVSYLKTANRIHSNFGKGADKQGFVYLTPSETKAKFFPDTALNEKAKVTYTFNGKESSDYLTKNGNDLVAGSQNAIVIVTGHADETANYGEVTRSTTVIIGDLASAVNAEEYYAALQKMNGEEQGIGVFKTKPTLPLRATIANSQLLVNSKESGDIHVDVFSIMGQKVVSKVMGNNSTVSLENIPTGAYLITVRQGVKQLNIRWTKK